In one Oncorhynchus nerka isolate Pitt River linkage group LG7, Oner_Uvic_2.0, whole genome shotgun sequence genomic region, the following are encoded:
- the si:ch211-232m10.6 gene encoding germ cell-specific gene 1-like protein, translating into MLENMSRCNRSLLSLSLTSLALALSILAFCTSYWCEGTHKVAKPLCLSPVKLKNCGQNNSQPYTTETPTLDPKKPSNNITLSPLEKEEQARLEKKALANAVHYIWETGEDKYMLRYFHTGFWLSCEAHNEEEKCRSFIELTPGETQGVLWLSVVSEFAYIGLLAMGFLLMWVEVLCLCAHKEMYALKINAFAAICTVLSGLMGMVAHMMYTTVFQMTVSIGPKDWRPQTWDYGWSFVLAWISFSCCMAAAVFTLNSYTKTLIEMKHRTRVRLEEARAAIQAPSYDEVLQVAGGACSVSSLLQHCKQGAMIDPGPGVPDHRGLVMMAGGCGTKGCEDCEREMDEIEDALDREEREEMEGEDCGRC; encoded by the exons ATGCTGGAGAACATGTCACGATGCAACCGCTCCCTGCTCTCCCTGTCCCTGACGTCACTGGCCCTGGCATTGTCCATCCTGGCCTTCTGCACCTCGTACTGGTGCGAGGGGACCCACAAGGTTGCCAAGCCCCTCTGCCTCTCCCCGGTCAAGTTGAAGAACTGCGGACAGAACAACAGCCAGCCCTACACCACAG AGACTCCCACTCTGGACCCTAAGAAGCCGTCAAACAACATCACCTTGTCGCCCCTGGAAAAGGAAGAGCAGGCGAGGCTTGAGAAAAAGGCCCTCGCCAACGCAGTGCACTACATCTGGGAGACAGGCGAGGATAAGTACATGCTGCGCTACTTCCACACAGGTTTCTGGTTGTCCTGCGAGGCACACAACGAGG AGGAGAAATGCCGGAGCTTCATTGAATTAACTCCAGGAGAGACACAAG ggGTGCTGTGGCTGTCAGTAGTATCAGAGTTTGCGTACATAGGCCTGTTGGCCATGGGCTTTCTCCTCATGTGGGTGGAGGTGCTGTGTCTCTGTGCCCATAAGGAGATGTACGCTCTCAAGATCAACGCCTTTGCCGCAATATGCACTGTCCTTTCAG GTCTGATGGGGATGGTGGCTCATATGATGTACACCACagtgttccagatgactgtgagCATTGGGCCAAAAGATTGGAGACCACAGACCTGGGACTACGGCTGGTCATTTGT TCTAGCCTGGATCTCCTTCAGCTGCTGCATGGCGGCGGCCGTCTTCACCCTCAACTCCTACACCAAGACGCTGATAGAGATGAAGCACCGCACCCGCGTTCGTCTGGAGGAGGCCCGGGCGGCCATCCAGGCCCCCTCGTACGACGAGGTGTTGCAGGTGGCCGGGGGCGCCTGCTCAGTCAGCAGCCTGCTCCAGCACTGCAAGCAGGGGGCGATGATCGACCCCGGTCCGGGGGTTCCAGATCACAGAGGGCTGGTGATGATGGCTGGTGGCTGTGGGACAAAGGGGTGTGAGGactgcgagagagagatggatgagattGAGGATGCCCTGgatagggaagagagggaggagatggagggagaggactgTGGGAGGTGCTGA